The following proteins come from a genomic window of Neofelis nebulosa isolate mNeoNeb1 chromosome 5, mNeoNeb1.pri, whole genome shotgun sequence:
- the LOC131512949 gene encoding keratin-associated protein 10-1-like isoform X1, translating to MADPCCSSTCVIAASTLSVCSSDLSRGSRLCSPSACTGSSWRVDSGQESCCEPPCCAPAPCLTLLCGPCQSARTGSCCRPACGLSSPCQGDSCTPVCCKPVCCTPVCCEDSPCTTSSCCQPACCTSSPCQEDCCTPACCKPICCTPVCCKPFCCTPVCCKPVCCTPVCCKPVCCTPVCCKPVCCTPVCCKPVCCTPVCCEDSPCSGPSCCQPSPCCRPSSCMSLLCRPVCGPACCTPVCCKPVCCTPVCCEDSPCTTSSCCQPACCTSSPCQENCCTPVCCKPVCCTPVCCEPICCTPVCCEDSPCSAPSCCQPSPCCRPSCCVSLLCRPVCRPACCTPVCCKPVCCTPVCCKPVCCAPVCCEDSPCSPPSCCQPSPCCRPSSCVSLLCRPVCPRPACCAPASSCRSSCCRPASCVSLLCRPVCPRPACCGPASGQSCC from the coding sequence ATGGCTGACCCCTGCTGCTCTAGCACTTGTGTTATTGCCGCGTCCACCCTGTCCGTCTGCTCCAGCGACCTGAGCCGTGGCAGCCGCCTCTGCTCACCCAGTGCTTGCACTGGGTCCTCCTGGCGGGTGGACAGTGGCCAGGAGAGCTGCTGCGAGCCCCCGTGCTGCGCCCCGGCCCCCTGCCTGACCCTCCTGTGCGGCCCCTGCCAGTCGGCCCGCACCGGCTCCTGCTGCCGGCCGGCCTGCggcctctcctccccctgccagggagacagctgcacccctgtgtgctgcaagcccgtctgctgcacccctgtctgcTGTGAGGACTCCCCCTGCACAACCTCTTCATGCTGCCAGCCCGCCTGCtgcacctcctccccctgccaggaAGACTGCTGCACCCCTGCGTGCTGCAAGCCCAtctgctgcacccctgtctgcTGCAAGCCTTtctgctgcacccctgtgtgctgcaagcccgtctgctgcacccctgtctgcTGCAAGCCTgtctgctgcacccctgtgtgctgcaagcccgtctgctgcacccctgtctgcTGCAAGCCTgtctgctgcacccctgtctgcTGCGAGGACTCCCCCTGCTCAGGCCcctcctgctgccagcccagcccctgctgcagACCCTCCTCCTGCATGTCCCTGCTCTGCCGTCCCGTGTGCGGACCCGcctgctgcacccctgtgtgctgcaagcctgtctgctgcacccctgtgtgctgcGAGGACTCCCCCTGCACAACCTCTTCATGCTGCCAGCCCGCCTGCtgcacctcctccccctgccaggaaaactgctgcacccctgtgtgctgcaagcccgtctgctgcacccctgtctgcTGCGAGCCCAtctgctgcacccctgtgtgctgtGAGGACTCCCCCTGCTCAGCCCcctcctgctgccagcccagcccctgctgcagACCCTCCTGCTGTGTGTCCCTGCTCTGCCGTCCTGTGTGCAGGCCTGCctgctgcacccctgtctgctgcaagcccgtctgctgcacccctgtctgcTGCAAGCCTGTGTGCTGCGCCCCTGTCTGCTGCGAGGACTCCCCCTGCTCACCCCcctcctgctgccagcccagcccctgctgcagACCCTCCTCCTGCGTGTCCCTGCTCTGCCGCCCCGTGTGCCCCCGCCCTGC